From the genome of Triticum aestivum cultivar Chinese Spring chromosome 3B, IWGSC CS RefSeq v2.1, whole genome shotgun sequence, one region includes:
- the LOC123067275 gene encoding uncharacterized protein At2g39795, mitochondrial-like, translated as KSAANNFHVSFRSNCHCWYHVFFFILKQAEEIPSEFPFEISKIEELTRTDVTLTRCLKGEKIEVLVSIPRLASDEEDDDLQESSNSSSSSSDETSSSSDNETSSSSEDSSWYSDETSSSSDNETSSSSDESSSSDESSSSSEDEAKNRTEEYNLPICKKIEHSLPLMVTVSKPDGSSMKFACDAYHDEITIDTVSVRQRPSGAEEGDNNAYDEGPDFSDLDKNLQEGLHKYLEVRGITPNNIKLLHKYIISKEWQHYQVWLAKLRHFVRKN; from the exons AAATCTGctgcgaacaactttcatgttagTTTTCGGAGCAATTGTCATTGTTGGTACCATGTTTTCTTTTTCATCTTAAAACAGGCTGAGGAGATTCCGAGTGAGTTTCCTTTCGAAATCAGCAAAATCGAGGAGCTTACCAGGACTGACGTTACTCTTACAAGATGTTTAAAGGGTGAGAAGATTGAGGTGTTGGTTTCCATTCCCAGACTTGCCAGTGATGAGGAGGACGACGATCTGCAGGAATCCTCAAACTCGTCATCATCATCTTCAGACGAAACCTCATCATCTTCAGACAACGAGACCTCATCATCTTCAGAAGACTCTTCATGGTATTCAGACGAAACCTCATCCTCTTCAGACAACGAGACCTCATCATCTTCGGACGAGTCCTCGTCTTCAGATGAGTCATCATCATCTTCGGAAGATGAAGCTAAGAACCGTACAGAAGAATACAACCTCCCTATTTGCAAAAAAATAGAACACAGCCTCCCTCTCATGGTCACTGTGTCGAAGCCTGATGGCTCAAGCATGAAATTTGCCTGTGACGCCTATCATGACGAGATCACCATCGATACCGTGTCTGTGAGGCAGCGACCATCAGGAGCTGAGGAAGGAGATAATAATGCATATGATGAGGGTCCTGATTTCAG TGATCTGGATAAGAACCTTCAGGAGGGACTCCACAAGTACCTGGAGGTCCGCGGGATCACTCCAAACAACATAAAGTTGCTGCACAAGTACATAATCAGCAAGGAATGGCAACATTATCAAGTCTGGTTGGCCAAGCTGCGGCATTTCGTCAGGAAAAATTAA